The Deinococcus multiflagellatus region GCCCGGGGTGGACTGGGGAACTGCACGGGCAGCGTCACGCCGATGATGGCCTGCAGCCCCTGCGCCTGGGCCTCATCGCACAGTTCCACGGCGCCCGCCACACTGCACCAGTCGGCCAGGCCGACAGTGGCGAAGCCCGCGCGGGCGGCCACCCCCACCAGCCGGCGGGGGCTGACGGTGCTGCGGCCCTCACTGAAAAAGGATTGGCAAGCCAGGAGTGCATCCAGCTCCTTCGGCGTGGTCATATGAGGCCGTGACCCGGGAGAAGCTGCTGGCCGAGTTGAAACGTGCCTTCGGGGTGGGGCGGGACGCGGTCAGCTGGGCGGCCCAGGACCAGCAGCCCGTCGCGGTCGTGGGCCTGCTGCACTTCCGGGGAGCCGGCGCGCAGCTGCAGGTCTGGACCGGCCGCGCCTGGGTCGCGGTGCGGCACCTGGGGGAACTCAGTCAGGTGCTCGCGGACGCCAGCGCCCTGCAGCACGCCCCAGTCTTGGATCAGTCCTGAAGCCGGGCCAGCCACCAGCGCCCCCCCTCGCCGTCCTCGCGGTGAAGCTCGGCGGTGAGTCCCGCGGCCTGCACCAGGTAGCAGGTGCGCCCGGGCTCGCCCAGCCACCAGCGCCCCCCAAAGCGCCACTCGTCGCTTACGGCTTGCACGGGGTACGCCTGGCCGGCCCAGATCAGCCGGTGGGGCGCGCCGTCCTGGGTGTCCACCTGCACTTCTTGCCCCACGGCCTTCATGCGTCGTGGCCCTCAAAAAAGGCCAACACCCGCTGCACCGCGCGGTCGTGCCGGACGGCCTTGGTCGGCACGGTCAGTGGGTGGGGGGTCATCCGGCCTGGGCACACCTGCCCGGTCACCCAGTCCACCCAGGCGTACTGGGCGTCAGTGGCGTAGGCATACGGGTCCAGCCACTCCACCCGGACCAGCGCCTCGGGAAAGCGACTTAACACGGTCTTGGTCACCTCCAGTTCGGCGAGCCCCGCCCACAGGCCCACCATGCGGCTGGGCTGCGCGAGGCCCCCCAGCTGCACCCTGAGCCGGTCCACGCCCAGGGGCAGCGCGCCCGTGTCGCCCAACGCCAGACCTGCCACGCGGACCAGGGCGGCCTCGTCCAGCGGCCACTTCAGCTGCCGGGTCGCGTTCAGCGTGCCGCCCAGCGTCTCGGCCTGCACAGTGAGGGTGGCTGCGAGGCGGCCGCGCAGGTCGGTGACCAGCGCCGGTACCAGGTCACGCAGCGCCGCGTCTCCCTGCGCCGGTTCGGTGAGGGGGGCGTCAAAGGACAAACTGGCTTCCAAGATCTGGCCAGGCGAATACTTCTCGACGGTGTTGGTTCGCTCCCCCTTCAGGAAGCGGTTGACCCGCTTCCCCACGTCCACACCCAGAAAACTCTCCCGCTGAGCGGCGCTCCAGCCCATCAGGCCGCCGAGGTCCTGCAAGCCCAGAAAGTGGAGCTTTTCAGCTGTCGCCGGGGGAATCGCCAGCGCACCCAGATGGGCCAGGGGTGCCAGCCGCAAGAATGCCTGCTCGGCGGCGCCGCTGCCGACCTCCCGCACTTCACCGGGCTTCGCACGCAGGGCCGCCAGGTGGGCCAGTTCGCGGCTGCCGGCCAGACCGACGGGGGCGTGCAGCGCGGCCGCAAGGTCGCGCGCCGCCGGGGCAGAGAGCACGAGGAAAGCGGCCCCTGGCCGCTGGCCATCTACCCGGTCGCTGTAGCGGGCATAGAGCTGCTCCAGCAGTTCGGCCCAGATGGCGCGGCTTTCCGGCGCCGGCACCACCTCGGCGTGCAGGTCCGGGCAGCGCGACAGGGCGGCCACCTCGCGCAGGCCGGGCTGCACCCCCAGCCCCTGGGCCAAGGGGCAGGCCTGAATGACGCGCCTGGCTTCGTTGAGCACCGCCACCGGCACGCCAGGGTGCTGGCGCTGGACGTGCACCAGCGGCCAGGGAGAGAGCAGGACGCAGGCGATGGTGCTCAGCTTGCGCCCGGTCATACTCAGGGCCTCCGGTTCAGGGGGCGCGGCGCCGCCATGCCCATGCGGGCCACCATCCGGCCCTGCACCTGCACGTCGCCGGCCGGGTAGGACATGCGGGCCATCGCCGGGTTTTCACTCACCAGAATGATGTCGGGGCCGAAGTGATACAGCCGCTTGAGCGTCGCGGCATTGTCACCGGGAATCAACACCACCGCCACCTCCCCGTCCAGGACTTCCTGCGTGGGGCGCACGAGCACGTAATCGCCGTCCATGACACCGATGCCGACCATGCTCTCGCCGCGCACCTGAAGCAGGAAGTCACCCTCTTTCACGCCCAGCAGCGAATCCAGGGATGGGGTCACATGGTCGGGGCTTTGCTCGGCCAGGATCGGGGCCCCGGCGGCGATCTGGCCGTAAATCGGGATGCCGTCTTGAATGGCCAGGCGCGCGGCGTCGGTGAGCAGCAGGCGGCCCCGGGCGCCCTGGCGCTCAATCAGCGCGAGTTCGGTCAATGCCTTGAGGTGGAACGAGACCGTGGGCTCGCCGAGCCCGGCGGCGCGGGCAAGTTCGGCGGCGCTGGGCGGCCCGCCCCCTTCACGGGTGAGGCGCGCGATCAGGCGCAGCAGGGTCAGTCGTAGGGGGGTCAGGCGGGGGGGCATGGTCAGGTCTCTCCAGAACTATCGAAGATTCCTTCGATAGTTTGACGTATAGTGACC contains the following coding sequences:
- the lexA gene encoding transcriptional repressor LexA, producing the protein MPPRLTPLRLTLLRLIARLTREGGGPPSAAELARAAGLGEPTVSFHLKALTELALIERQGARGRLLLTDAARLAIQDGIPIYGQIAAGAPILAEQSPDHVTPSLDSLLGVKEGDFLLQVRGESMVGIGVMDGDYVLVRPTQEVLDGEVAVVLIPGDNAATLKRLYHFGPDIILVSENPAMARMSYPAGDVQVQGRMVARMGMAAPRPLNRRP
- a CDS encoding DUF6504 family protein, which encodes MKAVGQEVQVDTQDGAPHRLIWAGQAYPVQAVSDEWRFGGRWWLGEPGRTCYLVQAAGLTAELHREDGEGGRWWLARLQD
- a CDS encoding DNA polymerase Y subunit UmuC family protein, with amino-acid sequence MTGRKLSTIACVLLSPWPLVHVQRQHPGVPVAVLNEARRVIQACPLAQGLGVQPGLREVAALSRCPDLHAEVVPAPESRAIWAELLEQLYARYSDRVDGQRPGAAFLVLSAPAARDLAAALHAPVGLAGSRELAHLAALRAKPGEVREVGSGAAEQAFLRLAPLAHLGALAIPPATAEKLHFLGLQDLGGLMGWSAAQRESFLGVDVGKRVNRFLKGERTNTVEKYSPGQILEASLSFDAPLTEPAQGDAALRDLVPALVTDLRGRLAATLTVQAETLGGTLNATRQLKWPLDEAALVRVAGLALGDTGALPLGVDRLRVQLGGLAQPSRMVGLWAGLAELEVTKTVLSRFPEALVRVEWLDPYAYATDAQYAWVDWVTGQVCPGRMTPHPLTVPTKAVRHDRAVQRVLAFFEGHDA